In one Nitrososphaera viennensis EN76 genomic region, the following are encoded:
- a CDS encoding PH domain-containing protein, translated as MPLFGGKDKAKFNTVLTDRDDLNEIKKIADHLDEDETVLVVARQSRIKPGGSLTTPNIIFATDKRLIIRDPHSLGLRQSIEDISYDRITSARLDQGVLSSSIILRAPGLSTIAEKKLDGIAMGNDSNEGQIEAIPKDKAEKIVEAINQGIQRSKTPTTTIVNNNQASVADELDKLAKLKDQGVLSEAEFLQMKQELLKKI; from the coding sequence ATGCCCTTGTTTGGTGGCAAGGACAAGGCAAAATTCAACACCGTCCTGACCGACAGGGATGACCTGAACGAAATAAAGAAAATCGCGGACCACCTGGACGAGGACGAAACGGTTCTGGTGGTCGCAAGGCAATCGAGGATCAAGCCCGGCGGATCGCTGACCACTCCAAACATAATATTTGCAACCGACAAGAGGTTGATAATCCGGGACCCGCACTCGCTGGGGCTTCGGCAGAGCATCGAAGACATCAGCTACGACAGGATTACAAGCGCAAGGCTGGATCAGGGCGTGCTTTCGTCGAGCATAATCCTGCGCGCGCCGGGGCTCAGCACCATAGCCGAAAAAAAGCTTGACGGGATTGCAATGGGCAACGACAGCAACGAAGGGCAGATAGAGGCGATCCCGAAAGACAAGGCAGAAAAAATAGTCGAGGCCATAAACCAGGGAATACAAAGATCCAAAACTCCTACTACGACCATAGTCAACAACAACCAAGCTTCCGTTGCAGATGAGCTGGACAAGCTTGCAAAACTGAAGGATCAAGGAGTGCTGTCGGAAGCGGAATTCCTGCAGATGAAGCAAGAACTCTTAAAGAAGATCTAG
- a CDS encoding SDR family oxidoreductase, giving the protein MLAGELQMYDNIMMMMEGKTCLVTGSTSGIGKEIAAGLAEMGARVVLVGRSREKCEAAVQEIITAARGVSAGLLSYLVADLSSQESVRRLAKEFAGSHDRLHVLVNNAGVFVSKRELTADGIECTLAVNHLAPFLLTSLLLGRLKAGAPSRIVTTSSVAHRRVTIDFDDLQMNKNYSGIRAYGQSKLANILFTRELARRLQGTGVTANCFHPGAVRTNLVRGSAYGLVWGAASVFFTSPQKGADTAIYLASSSEVEGVSGEYFVKRKQVRASDAAYDDNAAERLWRASEQLTGTGQA; this is encoded by the coding sequence TTGCTGGCCGGCGAACTGCAAATGTACGACAACATCATGATGATGATGGAAGGCAAGACCTGCCTGGTCACGGGAAGCACGTCGGGCATCGGAAAAGAGATAGCGGCCGGCCTTGCAGAGATGGGGGCAAGAGTCGTGCTCGTGGGCAGGAGCAGGGAAAAGTGCGAGGCTGCCGTGCAGGAAATTATTACTGCCGCACGCGGCGTTTCAGCAGGCCTGCTTTCATACCTTGTCGCAGACCTCTCGTCGCAAGAGTCGGTGCGCCGGCTGGCAAAAGAGTTTGCCGGCAGCCACGACAGGCTGCACGTGCTTGTAAACAACGCCGGCGTGTTCGTGTCAAAAAGGGAGCTGACGGCCGACGGCATTGAATGCACGCTTGCGGTAAACCACCTTGCGCCGTTTCTCCTGACCAGCCTGCTTCTTGGAAGGCTGAAGGCAGGAGCCCCTTCAAGGATAGTCACGACCAGCTCTGTCGCCCACAGGAGGGTAACGATAGACTTTGACGACCTGCAGATGAACAAAAACTACAGCGGGATACGCGCGTACGGCCAGTCCAAGCTTGCAAACATCCTGTTTACCCGGGAGCTGGCAAGGCGCCTGCAGGGAACGGGCGTCACTGCAAATTGCTTTCACCCCGGGGCGGTCAGGACGAACCTTGTGCGGGGCTCTGCCTACGGCCTTGTCTGGGGCGCTGCAAGCGTCTTTTTCACCAGCCCGCAAAAGGGCGCGGATACTGCGATCTACCTTGCCTCGTCAAGCGAGGTCGAGGGCGTCAGCGGCGAGTATTTCGTAAAGAGAAAACAGGTCAGGGCGTCTGACGCCGCGTACGACGACAACGCCGCTGAAAGGCTGTGGAGGGCAAGCGAGCAGCTTACCGGCACCGGCCAGGCCTGA
- a CDS encoding thiolase domain-containing protein, translating to MTNKVCVLGAGSTKYGKLNESIIEIAMSAAKDAIESAGITPKEIQAGYISNVFGVADKQVHMAPVIMSNLGISHVPGLTIESACGSGSVMFREAYANVAAGFYDCVLALGVEKVTHTGTTQSTTLFSYCSDFFYEGGNGASFPGLFASMARAYMTTHKATEEDLAHVAVKNHENGVLNPKAHVRKKITVDDVLKSPVVASPLKLLDCCPFSDGASATILCSEDFAKKSGRPYVEIIGSGRGASPAAVQGREDITTIPSTVAAARAAYKMAGLTPKDIDFAEVHDCFTIAEIIDIEDLGFFPKGKAAHAVRDGATRLNGEIPINPSGGLKSKGHPIGATGVGQVVEVFDQFTGRAGERTVKDAEIALTHNFGATGASAAVHLFRKVDRK from the coding sequence ATGACCAACAAGGTTTGCGTTCTTGGAGCCGGCAGCACGAAATACGGGAAACTAAACGAAAGCATCATCGAAATCGCCATGTCTGCAGCAAAAGACGCCATCGAGTCTGCAGGGATAACCCCGAAGGAGATCCAGGCCGGCTACATTTCCAACGTTTTCGGTGTCGCCGACAAGCAGGTGCACATGGCACCCGTCATCATGAGCAACCTTGGCATATCGCACGTCCCCGGACTCACGATAGAGTCGGCGTGCGGCTCCGGCTCGGTCATGTTCAGGGAAGCCTACGCCAATGTCGCGGCGGGCTTTTACGACTGCGTCCTTGCGCTCGGCGTCGAAAAGGTGACGCACACGGGCACGACGCAGAGCACCACGCTATTTTCATACTGCTCTGACTTTTTCTACGAGGGCGGAAACGGCGCCTCTTTCCCCGGGCTCTTTGCGTCGATGGCGCGAGCCTACATGACGACCCACAAGGCCACGGAAGAAGACCTTGCGCACGTGGCAGTCAAGAACCACGAAAACGGCGTGCTAAACCCAAAGGCGCACGTGAGGAAAAAGATCACCGTCGATGATGTGTTAAAGTCGCCGGTGGTCGCATCGCCATTGAAACTCTTGGACTGCTGCCCGTTCTCTGACGGTGCGTCCGCAACCATCCTCTGCTCAGAGGACTTTGCCAAAAAGTCCGGCAGGCCGTACGTCGAGATAATCGGCTCTGGCCGTGGCGCCTCTCCGGCAGCCGTCCAGGGCAGGGAGGACATCACCACCATCCCAAGCACGGTTGCGGCGGCCAGGGCGGCGTACAAGATGGCTGGCCTCACCCCAAAGGACATTGACTTTGCAGAGGTGCACGACTGCTTTACAATCGCTGAAATAATCGACATCGAGGACCTCGGCTTTTTCCCCAAGGGCAAGGCGGCCCACGCGGTAAGGGATGGCGCGACGAGGCTCAACGGCGAGATCCCGATAAACCCGTCAGGCGGGCTAAAGTCAAAGGGCCACCCAATCGGCGCAACCGGCGTCGGGCAGGTCGTCGAGGTGTTCGACCAGTTCACCGGCAGGGCAGGCGAGCGCACCGTAAAAGACGCGGAAATAGCGCTGACGCACAACTTTGGCGCAACCGGCGCAAGCGCGGCAGTGCACCTGTTCAGAAAAGTGGACAGGAAGTAG
- a CDS encoding carbon-nitrogen hydrolase family protein, whose amino-acid sequence MVSVAVVQMKSSEDKQDNLQRSVAYIEQAAAGKAGMVCFPEFQMAFSPGTQTASELSRLAETVQGNFVTTLRKAAKAGKIEVVAAMYEKGTGNRVYDTAVVISCKGEITSVYRKLHLYDALGFKESKKLIPGKKLAKPAKTAAVGNIGVMICYDIRFPELSRLLTIKGAGVLVAPSGWVQGPMKEEHWQTMLKARAIENGSYVVAPDQVGNIYAGRSMVIDPFGTVLLDMGQREGMEIVELDMGKVKQVRQSLPLLKNRRTDVYSLSSKKG is encoded by the coding sequence TTGGTATCAGTTGCCGTAGTGCAGATGAAGTCGTCAGAGGACAAGCAGGACAACCTGCAGCGGTCAGTCGCGTACATAGAGCAGGCGGCAGCCGGCAAGGCAGGCATGGTGTGTTTTCCCGAGTTCCAGATGGCGTTTTCGCCCGGCACCCAGACTGCTTCCGAGCTGTCAAGACTTGCAGAGACGGTGCAGGGAAACTTTGTCACCACGCTGAGGAAGGCTGCAAAGGCGGGCAAGATCGAAGTAGTGGCTGCGATGTACGAAAAGGGCACAGGCAACAGGGTTTACGACACGGCAGTCGTGATAAGCTGCAAAGGAGAAATAACGTCCGTGTACCGCAAATTGCATTTGTACGACGCGCTCGGCTTCAAGGAGTCGAAAAAGCTTATCCCCGGCAAAAAACTGGCCAAGCCGGCCAAGACGGCCGCAGTAGGCAACATTGGCGTCATGATATGCTACGACATCCGCTTTCCAGAACTGTCGAGGCTCTTGACGATAAAGGGGGCAGGCGTGCTAGTCGCGCCCTCCGGGTGGGTGCAGGGCCCGATGAAGGAGGAGCACTGGCAGACGATGCTAAAGGCCCGCGCGATTGAAAACGGCTCGTACGTCGTCGCGCCCGACCAGGTGGGCAACATTTACGCCGGCAGGAGCATGGTCATCGACCCGTTCGGGACAGTGCTCCTTGACATGGGCCAGCGCGAAGGCATGGAGATAGTAGAGCTTGACATGGGCAAGGTGAAACAGGTGAGGCAGTCGCTTCCTCTGCTAAAGAACCGCAGGACCGATGTCTATTCCCTCTCAAGCAAGAAAGGTTAA
- a CDS encoding adenosylcobalamin-dependent ribonucleoside-diphosphate reductase — translation MAGVTEFNNSQGNLISKIRKRDGRIVSFEQSKISNAIYKALVATGKPDYPLAERLGVRVLQKMAQQGYGSEKAVATVEDVQDMVESILIEEGLSETAKSYILYRHERRKVRDEKMKVLNKKDLDEVDKAFDINSLRVLAARYLLRDENNEIVESPKQMFERVAILVGIADVMHDPQVFNLAGGHVQDAEEAAKYYHKLADFDMKLKIGEYWLNRYHFEAMVRSYIHGAKQGQMKVSFKELLRLVAEGKMATYSDRIREYYNLMISRDFLPNTPTLMNAGARLGQLSACFVLDMPDDMNRIMKSSTDAAMIFKSGGGVGINYSDLRPEGDIVASTSGVASGPTSFMRIIDTITDVVKQGGKRRGANMGILEAWHPDVEKFVTAKTKPGVFENFNVSVGIWEDFWKALVSKDGNHKYTLRNPRTHEPMRQIDAQQLIDLIALSAWKSAEPGVIFFDNINRYNPCIEAKGGPLRATNPCGEQSLYPYESCNLGSINLANFVKRKADGMYEFDWQRYEQAVRLSTRFLDNIIDMNKYPVEEIEVNTRATRRIGLGIMGIADLLFLLRIPYNSKDGYEFMNKLAEAVSYLSMDESVAIAKSRGPFPMFKDTDYVKGRIPVAGYYELPKETHTYDWATLIEKIKKNGIRNSWTSTIAPTGTLSMIADTANGVEPVFALVFEKRVTVGRFFYTDKVFENVLKENGLYSDEILTKIANNYGSVRGIAEIPEWMQRTFVTAIDIHWMDHIMAQAVWQKWISNAIAKTINMPGDVTAEDVKCSYLLSHELGLKGVTVFRDGSRQEQVLHITGKNNGEKQFTVKPSRYVADHIQNNIQEPYVREQMLKILKERGVDDGTVLQQATAAPPAAPVAEVPKKATQPAAMQVMSSNEDTTCPSCKARLVITEGCNICIECGFSSCASG, via the coding sequence ATGGCGGGAGTTACCGAATTTAATAATTCACAGGGAAACCTGATCTCGAAAATCAGAAAGCGGGACGGACGCATTGTCAGCTTTGAACAGTCCAAGATATCAAACGCGATTTACAAGGCGCTGGTGGCAACCGGAAAGCCGGACTACCCACTGGCGGAAAGGCTCGGCGTAAGGGTACTGCAAAAGATGGCGCAGCAGGGCTATGGCTCTGAAAAGGCAGTCGCCACAGTGGAAGACGTCCAGGACATGGTCGAGTCCATACTGATAGAGGAAGGGCTGTCGGAAACGGCAAAGTCCTACATACTCTACAGGCACGAGCGCAGGAAGGTAAGGGACGAAAAGATGAAGGTCCTGAACAAGAAGGACCTGGACGAGGTCGACAAGGCCTTTGACATCAACTCGCTGCGCGTGCTTGCGGCGCGTTACCTTTTGCGCGACGAAAACAACGAGATAGTCGAGAGCCCCAAGCAGATGTTTGAAAGGGTCGCAATCCTTGTCGGCATCGCAGACGTGATGCACGACCCGCAGGTGTTCAACCTCGCAGGAGGCCACGTGCAGGACGCGGAAGAGGCCGCAAAATACTACCACAAGCTTGCCGACTTTGACATGAAGCTAAAGATAGGCGAATACTGGCTCAACCGCTACCACTTTGAGGCGATGGTACGCTCGTACATCCACGGCGCAAAGCAGGGCCAGATGAAGGTCAGCTTTAAAGAATTGTTAAGGCTGGTGGCAGAGGGCAAGATGGCCACATACAGCGACCGCATAAGGGAATACTATAACCTCATGATATCGCGCGACTTTTTGCCCAACACGCCGACGCTCATGAACGCCGGCGCAAGGCTCGGGCAACTGTCGGCGTGCTTCGTGCTTGACATGCCCGACGACATGAACAGGATAATGAAGTCGTCGACTGACGCGGCGATGATATTCAAGTCAGGAGGCGGAGTGGGCATCAACTACTCGGACCTGAGGCCGGAGGGCGACATCGTCGCTTCGACGTCCGGCGTCGCTTCCGGGCCGACGTCTTTTATGAGGATAATCGATACGATCACCGACGTGGTAAAGCAGGGCGGCAAAAGGCGCGGCGCAAACATGGGCATCCTTGAGGCGTGGCACCCCGACGTGGAAAAATTCGTCACGGCCAAGACCAAGCCGGGCGTCTTTGAGAATTTCAACGTCTCGGTGGGCATCTGGGAGGATTTCTGGAAGGCCCTTGTCAGCAAGGACGGAAACCACAAATACACGCTGAGAAACCCGCGCACCCACGAGCCGATGAGGCAGATCGACGCGCAGCAGCTGATAGACCTGATCGCGCTTTCCGCTTGGAAGAGCGCCGAGCCGGGCGTCATATTCTTCGACAACATCAACAGGTACAACCCGTGCATAGAGGCAAAGGGCGGGCCGCTGCGCGCCACAAACCCGTGCGGCGAGCAGTCGCTGTACCCGTACGAGTCGTGCAACCTGGGCTCCATCAACCTTGCAAACTTTGTAAAGCGCAAGGCAGACGGCATGTACGAGTTTGACTGGCAGCGCTACGAGCAGGCGGTAAGGCTCTCCACGAGGTTCCTTGACAACATCATCGACATGAACAAGTATCCTGTCGAGGAGATAGAGGTGAACACCCGCGCTACAAGGAGGATTGGCCTTGGCATCATGGGCATCGCAGACCTGCTGTTCCTTCTCCGCATCCCGTACAACTCGAAGGACGGCTATGAGTTCATGAACAAGCTTGCAGAGGCCGTGTCGTATCTGAGCATGGACGAGTCCGTGGCGATCGCAAAATCGAGGGGCCCGTTCCCCATGTTCAAGGACACTGACTATGTCAAGGGCAGAATCCCGGTGGCAGGCTATTACGAGCTGCCAAAAGAGACGCACACGTACGACTGGGCTACGCTCATTGAAAAGATAAAGAAGAATGGCATACGCAACTCGTGGACGTCGACAATCGCTCCGACAGGCACGCTTTCCATGATTGCCGACACGGCAAACGGCGTCGAGCCCGTGTTTGCGCTTGTATTTGAAAAGCGCGTTACTGTTGGCAGGTTCTTTTACACCGACAAGGTGTTCGAGAACGTGCTGAAGGAAAACGGCCTGTACTCTGACGAGATACTGACCAAGATAGCAAACAACTATGGCTCTGTGCGAGGCATCGCCGAAATCCCGGAGTGGATGCAGAGGACGTTTGTCACTGCAATCGACATCCACTGGATGGACCACATCATGGCGCAGGCGGTGTGGCAGAAATGGATCTCTAACGCGATTGCCAAGACGATAAACATGCCCGGCGACGTGACTGCAGAAGACGTGAAGTGCTCGTACCTGCTGTCGCACGAGCTAGGGTTGAAAGGAGTCACGGTGTTCAGGGACGGCTCGCGGCAGGAGCAGGTATTGCACATCACCGGCAAGAACAACGGCGAAAAGCAGTTTACCGTCAAGCCGAGCAGGTACGTCGCCGACCATATCCAGAACAACATACAAGAGCCCTACGTGCGCGAGCAGATGCTAAAGATACTGAAGGAGCGGGGAGTCGACGACGGCACCGTCTTGCAGCAGGCAACGGCAGCGCCGCCGGCGGCGCCTGTTGCTGAAGTGCCCAAGAAGGCAACCCAGCCTGCAGCGATGCAGGTCATGTCTTCAAACGAGGACACCACCTGCCCGTCGTGCAAGGCCCGGCTCGTCATCACCGAAGGGTGCAACATCTGCATCGAGTGCGGCTTTAGCAGCTGCGCGTCGGGGTAG
- the nrdD gene encoding anaerobic ribonucleoside-triphosphate reductase has translation METEPSFDYSQLQKESRKGGVLESASKRVRMIFSVMASPNRIDILRILNTKGPLTYSELKALAGFKSKKESGKFAYHLRKLLRQLLVALNKAERRYTITNLGKLVLSLARQIEERSIIESGKMYVRTGRQTIEEFNSHKIIQSLVREANLPLEQAHKITEEVENKIYKFQTAYLTSSLIRETVNSVLIEHGHEEYRNKLARLGLPPSDISEMLASEDATRSGAAGVMARTAGSVFSEYLIFNTLPKDIADMHLAGEIHIAQPGTWGLLPDTLFVDLSDMEGGSLDLAGRHPTVARLASIKTADDMLAALPVLIALLSREASTEVVLEGVAPALARAKDADDLAAKFARALASSSASAAAGAGQQPLATLVVPGDAMDAKQLNALLDGYRRYVDATPVPRAGLAITTGGKLLKDSLDHITAAVRSGGIITIGSINSSAARSSSGIRKAAGAKNSSSSSVMSLQALSINLPRLAYESNRDETYFRAKLALAIKPSLAAMAMRKKAVMENARRGLLPAFSVATQSMQHATSSIVINLTGARESVFSILGYDEANSGAEVMQKVLKTAVEVAAAQGKQLGEDSCGVAMIADDSGARFAALDSEKYGKVSLLQSQNTASYSQGMTLNGKELDKKQLVAECSAIDRILNGGLAAALDVTDLGAGEARSAIEASAAELAFFRPRAKLAVCATCGKKYKISADRCESCKSPHRLMLATA, from the coding sequence ATGGAAACGGAACCGAGTTTTGACTATTCTCAACTGCAAAAAGAGTCCCGCAAGGGAGGCGTGCTGGAATCGGCATCCAAGCGCGTCAGGATGATATTTTCAGTCATGGCAAGCCCGAACAGGATCGACATCCTCCGCATCCTGAACACAAAGGGCCCGCTGACATATTCAGAGCTCAAGGCGCTGGCAGGCTTCAAGTCAAAGAAAGAGTCGGGCAAGTTTGCATACCACCTCAGGAAGCTATTGAGGCAGCTACTGGTCGCGCTGAACAAGGCCGAACGCCGCTACACTATCACCAACCTTGGCAAGCTTGTGCTGTCCCTTGCCCGGCAGATCGAGGAGCGCTCTATCATAGAGAGCGGCAAGATGTACGTGAGGACGGGCCGGCAGACGATAGAGGAGTTCAACTCGCACAAGATAATACAGTCGCTGGTGAGGGAGGCCAACCTCCCTCTGGAGCAGGCCCACAAGATAACCGAGGAGGTGGAAAACAAGATCTACAAGTTCCAGACCGCGTACCTGACGTCGTCGCTCATCCGCGAGACCGTCAACTCTGTATTGATAGAGCACGGCCACGAAGAATACAGAAACAAGCTTGCGCGCCTCGGCCTCCCGCCGTCAGACATTTCCGAGATGCTGGCAAGCGAGGACGCCACGAGAAGCGGCGCGGCAGGAGTAATGGCCAGGACGGCCGGCTCGGTGTTTTCAGAATACCTCATCTTTAACACGCTCCCAAAGGACATTGCCGACATGCACCTTGCCGGCGAGATACACATAGCCCAGCCGGGGACGTGGGGCCTCCTGCCTGACACGCTGTTTGTGGACCTCTCTGACATGGAGGGAGGCAGCCTGGACCTTGCCGGCAGGCACCCGACCGTGGCAAGGCTGGCGTCGATAAAGACGGCCGACGACATGCTTGCAGCCCTTCCTGTCCTCATTGCTCTCCTTTCGAGGGAGGCATCGACAGAGGTCGTGCTTGAAGGAGTCGCGCCGGCGCTTGCCAGGGCCAAGGACGCCGACGACCTTGCGGCCAAGTTCGCCAGGGCGCTTGCGTCGTCGTCTGCCTCTGCGGCAGCCGGCGCGGGCCAGCAGCCGCTTGCAACGCTGGTGGTGCCCGGCGACGCCATGGACGCCAAGCAGCTGAACGCGCTGCTTGATGGCTACCGCCGGTACGTCGACGCAACGCCTGTTCCCCGCGCTGGCCTTGCGATAACCACCGGAGGCAAGCTGCTGAAGGACAGCCTGGACCACATCACAGCGGCGGTGAGGAGCGGGGGCATCATAACGATTGGAAGCATTAATAGTAGCGCCGCCAGGTCGTCAAGCGGGATACGCAAGGCCGCCGGCGCAAAGAATTCCTCTTCTTCTTCTGTAATGTCGCTCCAGGCGCTTTCGATAAACCTGCCCAGGCTTGCCTACGAGTCAAACAGGGACGAGACCTACTTCCGGGCAAAGCTGGCGCTTGCGATAAAACCGTCGCTTGCGGCGATGGCAATGAGGAAAAAGGCCGTCATGGAGAACGCAAGGCGCGGGCTCCTCCCCGCGTTCTCTGTTGCCACCCAGTCTATGCAGCACGCCACTTCAAGCATCGTCATAAACCTGACAGGCGCCCGCGAGTCCGTCTTTAGCATCCTTGGCTACGACGAGGCCAACAGCGGCGCAGAGGTGATGCAGAAGGTGCTAAAGACTGCAGTCGAGGTCGCCGCGGCGCAGGGCAAGCAGCTGGGCGAGGACTCTTGCGGCGTCGCAATGATAGCTGACGATTCCGGCGCCCGCTTTGCCGCCCTTGACTCTGAAAAGTACGGCAAGGTCTCGCTCCTCCAGTCGCAGAATACTGCCAGCTATTCCCAGGGAATGACGCTAAATGGCAAGGAGCTTGACAAAAAGCAGCTGGTAGCCGAGTGCTCTGCCATCGACAGGATACTGAACGGAGGCCTTGCGGCCGCCTTGGATGTCACCGACCTTGGCGCCGGCGAAGCCAGGAGCGCAATCGAGGCTTCTGCGGCAGAGCTTGCATTCTTCCGCCCCCGGGCCAAGCTTGCCGTGTGCGCAACGTGCGGAAAAAAATACAAGATATCTGCAGACAGGTGCGAGTCCTGCAAGTCGCCGCACCGGCTGATGCTGGCGACGGCATAG
- a CDS encoding Zn-ribbon domain-containing OB-fold protein, with the protein MDNNNTPHGVREKFIEVANRKKILAHRCAKCGHTMLETVMFCEKCSASKFEDVELEGAGTVVTYTIQAVAPAGFEDAGSYAWVVFKINNANIRASGFLPGIKEPKDLPVGAKVKVAGFDQHHGLLLEKA; encoded by the coding sequence ATGGACAATAATAATACACCACACGGAGTCCGCGAAAAGTTCATCGAGGTAGCGAACAGGAAAAAGATACTGGCGCACAGGTGCGCCAAGTGCGGCCACACCATGCTGGAGACGGTCATGTTCTGCGAAAAGTGCTCGGCAAGCAAGTTCGAGGACGTCGAGCTGGAAGGCGCCGGCACGGTCGTCACGTACACTATTCAGGCAGTCGCGCCGGCAGGCTTTGAGGACGCCGGCTCGTACGCGTGGGTGGTGTTCAAGATAAACAACGCAAACATACGCGCGTCTGGGTTCCTTCCCGGCATCAAGGAGCCAAAAGACCTGCCGGTAGGCGCAAAGGTAAAGGTCGCCGGCTTTGACCAGCACCACGGCCTGCTGCTTGAGAAGGCGTAA
- the topA gene encoding DNA topoisomerase I has product MYTLVVCEKPDAARRIASALGSARESRAAGSISVFDVTYAGRNYKVCSASGHLYGLVDRTKNRSVYPVLDLEWAPIDDGKKGKGAAARAARFINAISLLARGADSFIHACDYDQEGEVIGHSILQYACGGKYEKSLRAKFSTLTDDEVKEAFATLAKPSKGLAEAGRSRHMLDFIYGVNLSRALAQSFKAGSNNNGYRNLSIGRVQGPTLAFAADRELEIRLHVPDPYWVLSADFEKDGQVVRARYEKPRIEKLAEARAILDACIGRDGAVSKVSTKKVVLRSPTPFNTGDLQREAYRLFRLSPGYTLAIAEKLYLRALISYPRTSSQKLPPSINYAKILSGLAGVSLYSQPASTLLSRGRLVPNEGPMADPAHPAIYPTGIAPRLSGLEFKVYDLIAKRFLATFGDPAVTERTDVSINVNNHIFLAEGRAVLYDGWMAFYRPYASSLEQSTTVLPVLHEGDVLANKQVTMEEKFTQPPWRYSQASLLAKMEEEKIGTKATRADTIATLFKRNYIAAAKRGGGIEATDLGFAVVESMREHAPTIVSTELTRLMEEQLEGVEQGMKEPADVIEYAVERLVESLAAFREQGATIGRQIGSAAAAAQPNVVVIIGGCPVCKKGQLRIIKSRTTKKRFVGCSNYASGGCRASAPLPQKGGIRVSKTTCRCGWPIISVAFGRGKRWNTCVNMQCPYKEEKKG; this is encoded by the coding sequence TTGTACACGCTGGTGGTCTGCGAAAAGCCCGATGCCGCGCGGCGCATAGCGTCGGCGCTTGGCAGCGCAAGGGAGAGCAGGGCTGCTGGCAGCATTTCCGTTTTTGACGTCACGTACGCGGGCAGGAACTACAAGGTGTGCTCTGCGTCCGGCCACCTGTACGGGCTTGTTGACAGGACAAAGAACCGGAGCGTCTATCCCGTGCTTGACCTTGAATGGGCGCCCATTGACGACGGAAAAAAGGGCAAGGGTGCAGCAGCAAGGGCTGCGCGTTTTATCAATGCGATATCTCTGCTTGCCAGAGGCGCCGACTCGTTCATCCACGCGTGCGACTATGACCAGGAGGGAGAGGTGATAGGCCACAGCATACTGCAATACGCGTGCGGCGGCAAATATGAAAAATCGTTGAGGGCCAAGTTCTCGACCCTAACCGACGACGAAGTAAAAGAGGCGTTTGCGACGCTTGCAAAACCGAGCAAGGGGCTTGCGGAGGCGGGCCGGTCGCGCCACATGCTCGACTTTATCTACGGCGTCAATCTGTCAAGGGCGCTTGCGCAGTCGTTCAAGGCAGGCAGCAATAACAATGGCTACAGGAACCTGTCGATTGGCAGGGTGCAGGGGCCCACGCTTGCGTTTGCAGCCGACAGGGAGCTGGAAATCCGGCTGCACGTGCCGGACCCTTACTGGGTGCTGAGCGCAGATTTTGAAAAAGACGGGCAAGTCGTGCGCGCCCGCTATGAAAAGCCAAGGATAGAGAAACTTGCAGAGGCGCGTGCAATACTTGACGCGTGCATCGGCAGGGACGGCGCCGTGAGCAAGGTATCCACAAAAAAGGTCGTGCTCCGGTCCCCGACGCCGTTTAACACCGGCGACCTGCAGCGCGAGGCGTACAGGCTGTTCCGGCTCTCGCCGGGCTACACCCTTGCAATTGCCGAAAAGCTGTACCTGCGCGCGCTCATCTCGTACCCGAGGACGTCAAGCCAGAAACTCCCGCCGTCCATCAACTATGCCAAGATACTCTCAGGGCTTGCAGGGGTTTCCCTGTACAGCCAGCCGGCGTCAACGCTGCTCTCAAGGGGCCGGCTCGTGCCAAACGAGGGGCCGATGGCAGATCCTGCGCACCCGGCGATCTACCCCACAGGCATCGCGCCCCGGCTTTCCGGCCTGGAGTTCAAGGTGTACGACCTGATTGCCAAGAGGTTCCTTGCGACCTTTGGCGACCCGGCGGTGACAGAGCGCACGGATGTTTCGATAAACGTGAATAATCACATTTTCCTTGCAGAGGGCAGGGCGGTGCTCTATGACGGCTGGATGGCGTTTTACAGGCCGTACGCCAGCAGCCTGGAGCAGTCTACTACCGTGCTGCCGGTGCTGCATGAAGGCGACGTGCTTGCAAACAAGCAAGTGACGATGGAGGAAAAATTCACGCAGCCGCCGTGGCGCTACAGCCAGGCATCGCTTCTTGCCAAGATGGAGGAAGAAAAAATAGGCACCAAGGCGACACGGGCCGACACGATTGCAACGCTGTTCAAGCGCAACTATATCGCCGCCGCAAAAAGGGGCGGCGGAATCGAGGCGACCGACCTTGGCTTTGCCGTGGTCGAGTCGATGAGGGAGCACGCGCCGACGATAGTGTCGACGGAACTCACGCGCTTGATGGAGGAGCAGCTGGAAGGCGTGGAGCAGGGAATGAAAGAGCCTGCCGACGTGATAGAATACGCTGTGGAAAGGCTGGTCGAGTCGCTTGCCGCGTTCCGGGAGCAGGGCGCCACGATTGGCAGGCAGATTGGAAGCGCCGCTGCAGCTGCGCAGCCAAACGTTGTTGTCATAATCGGCGGTTGTCCCGTGTGCAAAAAGGGCCAGCTGCGCATCATAAAATCAAGGACCACGAAAAAGCGCTTTGTCGGCTGCTCGAATTATGCGTCGGGAGGATGCAGGGCCAGCGCGCCGCTTCCACAGAAAGGCGGCATAAGGGTCTCAAAGACGACCTGCAGGTGCGGCTGGCCGATAATTTCCGTCGCGTTTGGCAGGGGTAAACGGTGGAATACCTGCGTCAACATGCAGTGCCCTTACAAGGAAGAGAAAAAAGGATAG